The Sporosarcina ureae genomic sequence TGTCATGCAGTCTTTTTATTTCTTTTTATAGGTCAGTAATTGTACAATGGTGTTAGAAGGTTGTCGAAAGGGGTAATGAACTGTGGAAGAAACTGTGAAGCTCTTAGTGGTGGATGACGAGGATCGCATTCGTCGCCTGTTGAATATGTATTTATCTCGAGAAGGTTATGAAATTGAAGAAGCGGTCGATGGAGCAGATGCATTAGAGAAAGTGTTTGCTGGACAATATGACTGTATATTGCTCGACGTGATGATGCCTGAAAAAGATGGTATGGAAGTATTAGCTGAACTGCGTGAAAATAAAATTATGACACCTGTTATTTTATTGACAGCGAAAGGTGAAGAAGCAGACCGTGTAAGCGGGTTTGAAAGTGGTGCAGATGATTACATCGTCAAGCCATTCAGCCCAAGAGAAGTAGTCTTACGCGTTAAAGCTATGCTGAGACGTTCAGTTGCATTCCCGAACGTGTCGTCTAACACAACATCAAAAGATTTAGTAGTCTTCCCACAGCTGACGATTGATCATGATGCGCATCGTGTAACTGCTGAAGGTAAAGAAGTCAATCTAACACCGAAAGAATATGAGTTACTATATTTCCTGGCGAAATCACCAGATAAAGTATTCGATCGTGAACAATTGTTAAAAGAAGTATGGCATTACGAATTCTTTGGAGATTTGCGTACAGTGGATACACATGTCAAACGGCTACGTGAAAAATTGAGCCGTGTGTCAGAACGGGCAGCGAAAATGATTGTCACCGTTTGGGGTGTCGGTTATAAGTTCGAGGTTCCAAACGAATGATTAGAATATGGAATTCAATTGTCGGGAAGCTATGGGCCACCATATTGCTTCTCGTTTCCTTTGTCCTGTTTATCGTGACACTGTTCCTGCTCGAGTTTCTAGATAATTTCCATACGAAACAAGCAGAAGAGACCTTGCAGAGGGAAGCTGCCACCATCAGCAAAATCGTCAATGATCATAACGGACAAACGACCGATTCCATGCACCAGATTATAGAGGATATTCTTGATATGGAGACGAATGCAATCGTAGTTGATCAACAAGGTGATATTTTGTATTCATTCCATACGTCTTCGAGTAAAGAGGAAATTGAAGATAAATTACTGTCCGAAGGCAGTTTATTCGAGTCGCCAGAACTAGGTAAGCAAAAAATGAAAGAAATGATATTGCCTTCATTGACAGAGAAAGACGTCATGGAGCAATTTTTGATTTTATCTTATCCATTCGAACAAGTTAGTGGTGAACAAGCGAGTGTACTCATGTATCAAAGTCTCGATGCTGTGCACCGTACGACGAAAAGTACAACCAATATTGTTTTCTTATCGGCATTCATCGCATTTATATTGACTACGTTCTTTGCATTTTTCTTGTCTACACGGATTACATTGCCATTGCGTAAGATGAAGCAAGCTGCGTTTGAGTTGTCTAAAGGAAATTTCGATACACACTTACCTGTTGCGCAAAAAGATGAAATTGGTCAGTTAGCAACAGCTTTCAATCAGATGGGACGTCAATTGAAATATAACATTGAATTGATTAAGCAGGAGAAAGAACAGCTTTCCAGTATTCTTACATCTATGACAGATGCAGTTGTGACGTTTAACCAAGATTATTCCATTCTTCTGAAAAACCCGCAAGCAGAGTTATTGTTGAAGAAATGGTATGGTTATAATCAAAAAAATCATCATCCGTTGCCTAAAGAAGTGTTCCATATGCTTGAGCATGCCATTTCATTCGCTGAGGAAGTGGAAGACGAGTTGGAATTGGGCGGACAGTTTTATGTGATCTCTATCAGCCCGTTATACAGTGAAAATAGTATCCGTGGAGCGGTAGCGGTATTTCGTGATATGACGGAACAGCATAAATTGGATAAATTACGTTCAGATTTCATTGCCAACGTATCACATGAATTGCGAACACCCATTTCGATGTTGCAAGGATATAGTGAAGCCATCATAGATGATGTAGTGAGCAGTGAAGAGGAACGTATGGAAATGGTCCAGATTATTCATGATGAATCCAAGCGTATGAGCCGTCTCGTCACGGACTTGTTGAATCTTGCTAGAATGGAGTCTGGTTACATTCAACTTAATAAAAATCCCCTTTCAATTGTGGAATTTTTGGAACGTATAGTGACAAAGTTCTCACAAGTGGCAAAAGACGCCAAAGTGGACTTGTCTTTGGAAACAGAAGAGTCGGATACTCTGATCATAACGGCCGATGAAGACCGGCTGGAGCAAGTATTCACTAATTTGATTGATAATGCTATTCGTCATACTCCGGACGGTGGTGCTGTGACGCTATCGGTCTACCGGTCTACTGAAATGCTTGATATTACAGTAGCTGATACTGGCGTTGGTATTCCCGAAAAAGATTTGCCGTTCGTCTTTGAACGTTTCTATAAGGCGGATAAAGCAAGAACAAGAGGTAAAGGCGGTACAGGACTTGGTTTGGCTATTGCAAAGAATATTATGCAAGCACATGACGGTTCGATTTTAGCGACACGTGGAGATGAGAAAGGTACAATCTTTATTTGTTCTCTTCCACTTGATGCACTAAACAAATGAAACTTCTCCTGGACTGAAACGACTACTACTACAGAGCGAGGGGATTGAATGGATGATTCCGTTTTTCAACGATTATATGAAGATTATAACCGTGACGTATTCAACTTCCTCACTTATTTGACTCGCAATCGAGAGGTAGCGGAAGATTTGATGCACGAGGTTTATGTGCGTGTTCTCAAATCATACGGCCGTTTTGAAGGGAAGAGCTCTGAGAAAACTTGGTTATTTGCAATTGCGAAAAACGTCTCTATTGACTATTTTCGAAAACAATCCACAATCAAGAAACATACAAATATTCATTTCGATTGGGAAACAGAGCAATTAATTTCAACAAATCACTTGCCCGAACGTTTAGTTGAAGCGGGCGAAGAGCAGAGGCAAATGCTTGAAGCGTTGCACACATGTACGGGTGATCAGAAAATGGTCATCCTCATGCGGTTCTTCCAAGATCTATCAGTTGCTGAAACAGCTGAAGTTTTAGGCTGGACCGAAAGCAAAGTGAAAACGACACAACACCGTGCAATCAAAGCGTTAAAAGTGAAATTGGAAGCACGTTCGGTCAGAGAGGGGTGATGACATGAGCAAAGATAAATGGAATGAAGATGATCTCGAGAAACGTTTACGTGACATGCCGATCGTAGAAGATCAGCGTTCCAAAGATGAGGTTATGCAACGGTTAAAAAATGATTCAAGACTTTCTGAACCGAACGAGCCTAACAAAAGACCTTTCAAAACAAAATGGTCTCCACTTATTGCAACTGTTGCAGCGATTTTATTGCTCGCCATCATCTTGCCGACATTTTTTCAGCAAAGTAATGAAGTATCGATGGATAAAGCGACGACAGAAGAATCTGCTGATGCTGTTAAGGTGGAGAATGGAGAAGAATTGCAATCGCATGAAACAAATGATACATCCATGTTTACAAGACAGGTTTCAATGCCGCCCTCATACGCTGCCTATCCTACCGATGTCTTAGATCACACAGCGTTTCACATCGGCCTTGCTACCGATCAGGCGACCGTTGTTCCAGTAACGTTTCTGATACCGAATGAACGCCTTAGTGGAGACTTAGAGACCGCACGGGATGCAGTGACACTTTATAATGAGTATGCGAATAAAATAGATGAAGAGGCGCTTGGATTTACAGAGTATCATCCATATAAAGCGATAATTTCTTCAATAGGAAAACAAGTTCAATTGAAGTTTGCTGCAGATCATTCCTATGACACTTCGAGTGCGACACTTGAGATGTTAAATTTGTCCCTACAAGATACGTTTCAAGGATATGATGAAATCGTGTTGCTACAAGAAGATGCTTCTGCAATTACATTTGATCAAGTAGGTCAAGTGGAAAGACCGATCGCCTTGTCAGGTACCGTATCGCATCAAGCATACTATCGATACGTGAAATCAGATGGAGAAGCAGTACTCTCTACTAATTTTGGTAAAACTTCTAATACGGTGGAGCAAGCATTACATGATATGAAAAAGTCACCGAATGACATATATTCAACTGTGGTTCCTAAAGGAATTGACTTCACGGTCAAAGTAGAAAAAGACATTGTTAAAGTGAAATTCACTGAAGTACTTGATTTAGAAAAGATGCAACGTCAAGAGGCCATGCAATTGATAGAAGGGATCTTGATGACAGCGGCAAGTTTTGATAAATTTGTAGAATTCGACCAAGTTGCTCAAGCACAATGGATGGAATTTGATTTCACTCAGCCATTGGAAAAACCGATTGGTGCAAATCCAAAGTATTTAATTAACGAATAATTCTGTTTTGTAAACTTGTGAAGTTTACAAAACAGTTTTTTTACGTTATAATAGGTTCATAACTAAATATTGATTCATCTTCGGGGCAGGGTGTAATTCCCGACCGGCGGAAATGAAGTAGAATACTACTTTTTAGCCCGCGAGCTTAACAGCTGATTCTGGTGAGATTCCAGAGCCGACAGTATAGTCTGGATGGGAGAAGGTGAAGGTGCAGCCATCTTTTTGTGTACGCAAAAGTGGTGCTTGTTTCCTGACGGATAAGTTTGTATGATTTATCTGTTCTTAACAGTGCATTTTATTCTCCCTAAAGTATATTTTACTTTAGGGATTTTTAGCGCAACAAATAGATGAGCCAGCCTTTCCTCTTTTGAAGTGAATCGCAAAAGGAGAGAGGAACAAGTGAATAACAAGAAGTTACGTAAGCTGATTTTGGTGGCGATTTTGGGAAGTATTTCAACTGTGTTAATGCAGTTTAACTTTCCGATTCCGGCAATGCCTGGATTTTTAAAGATCGATTTTAGTGAGATCCCAGCTGTTATGGCAATCATGACGATGGGACCTGTTGCTGGTATAGGCGTAGAGTTATTGAAGAACGTCATGCACTGGTTCTTATCAGGAAGCCCGACTGGAGTACCGGTAGGTGAAGTTGCAAACTTCGTGACAGGCGTATTATTCATAATGCCAATCTACTGGATTTTTACGAAGTATCGTTCAGCTAAAGGTCTTGCATCAGGTTTGATCGCAGGTACGGTAGCAATGGCAGTAGGTATGAGCGTATTGAATTACTTAGTGTTCTTGCCGATGTACACATATTTCCTAGGCATGCCAGCAGTTACAGGCGACTCGCTTTATCAAATGATTATATTGGGAATCTTACCATTCAACTTGATAAAGGGTGTCATGCTATTAGCCATCACGTTGATGTTATATAGAAGCATGGAGAAGTGGATTCTCCAGCAACAAAAGAAGTTATCGTTCTAATCAAATAAACGCCGGTCTTCCTGAATAATAGGAAGACTGGCGTTTTTACTGTATATAGAGAATTAGCTAGTGAGAATGAGGGGATTGAAACGCCAGCTGGGGACGCTTTACGGTTTGCGCGGCATGAGTCCCTCATCGGCAAAGTGCAAAATTGATTTAAAGCAAAAAAACAACACATCCAGTAGTAGGAAGTGTTGTTGGGATTGAATCAATCTTCATATTTTAATGGATCGCCTTCGAAGGCTTCATCTGCAATTTTAATTGAATCGGTAGGGCAGCCATCATATGCATCCTCGAGATCCTCCATCAGTTCTTCTGGAACTTCAGTGTTTCCCGTGTTATCATCTAAAATAACAAATGCAATTCCCTCATCGTCATAATCATAGATATCTGGCGCAGCAGCCCCGCAGGCCCCGCAAGCTATACATGTATCCTGATCGACAATCGTATACTTTTTGCTAGACATTTGTCTTTCTCCCTTCTTCCATTCACTCATCCTATTTTGTATCTACTCTATTCTAAAGCTGTTTTCATCACTTTTCAACAAAAAAACGTTATTTCTTCAGGAGTGAGCGCAAATGAGTTTTGATTCTATCTTACTAACGATCTTCCAACGTCTCCATGGTGAGCGTTCAGCGCAAGGTGTTTACCATATACTTCGCGGGAAAAAATCAGGACAGACATTACAAGACGTTGAATATTATCAAGTTAAATCATACTATGCATTGTTGCCACAATTGACGGCAAGCGACTTTCAGCAAGCGTTAGAGCGGATGCAAGCAAACGGTCTGATCTATATAAATGAACTCGTCTATGTGACGGCAAAAGGTCAGATGGGGACGGGTAGTGAAATGTGGCGATTTAATGGCTGGAATTACCGTGGTCGTGAAAGAGAGTTCGGCAGACGTTTGGCGTTGCTAGTACAGACATTGTCCAATTTACGATGCGGTGAGACAATGTTCATGCCGATCCAGAAAGAATTGCCTACCCAACAATTTATCAAAGGACTTTTACGTAACCAATCAAGTAGCACGACTAATCTATCTACATCATTGCGAAAAGAATTGGAACACGCGCTAATTCATTCATCATTATCAGATTTACAACGTACGATAGTGAGCGATCGATTGACGGGTTACCGACTTACCGCATCTACTTGGGAACAGCTGGCGGAAAGTCTAAACATATCGACTATGACTCTGCAACTTTACTATTTAGAAGCATTACACATATTGCTGGACTTCCTACAACAACAACCGAATTTGCAATTACTGACAGAATTAGCGGTAGGTTGCAGAGTAGACACGTATTTGACACAATCTGCCGAACGGACACAAAAACTATTCGAGCGGGGTTATTCGGTAGAGCAAATTGCATCTTTACGAAATTTGAAATTAAGTACTATAGAAGATCATTTCATTGAAATGGCAGCGAATATGGATGGCTTTCCATATAAAGAATTTGTAACGGAAGAACAAATGGAGATGGTTTGGCGTCATGTTGAACAGTTGCAAACTAAAAGATTGCGTTTGTTGAAACAACAGTGCCCAGAATTGTCGTATTTCCAACTGCGATTAATCATCATTATTGGAAGGAGCGAGAGCTGATGGAACTTCAAGAAGTATTGCATCAAAAGTTCGGTTATGAATCATTTCGACCTGGGCAACAAGAAGTCATTAAGGAGTTACTTGCTGGACGGGATGCTGTGGCGATTTTTCCGACGGGTACGGGGAAGTCACTTTGTTATCAATTACCTGCATATATACTCGATGGAGCAGTGATCGTCATCTCTCCGCTCGTTGCGTTGATGGAAGATCAAGTGGCCAATCTACGAAAACATAAAGAGAAACGTGTGGTCGCGATCAATTCGTTTTTATCTAGCAAGGAAAAAGAATTGGCGCTCTCTACCATGACGCATTATAAGTTCATTTTTTTATCACCTGAAATGATGATGCAACAACATGTCCGGCAGCTTGTTCAACAATTACATATAGCTTTTTTTGTAGTGGATGAAGCCCATTGTATTTCCGAATGGGGATTTGATTTTCGACCAGACTATTTACGATTAAAAGAACTGTTCTCAGTTTTAAAAAGAGCACCGGTGTTGGCATTAACTGCTACTGCGAGTAAAAAAGTAGTGGAAGACATAACTACTTACTTACACATGAGAAATCCTCACATCGAACGACAGTCGATGGATCGTCCTGCTATATCCTATCGTGTGGTGCATTTGGATAATGAATTGGCAAAAACAGAGTGGATTATTGATAGACTTGCTACAACGATCGGACCTGGTATTATTTATGTGGCGTCACGAAAACGTGCGGATGAACTTTCGGCAATAATTCGAGAGAGAGGAATCCCGACAGCAAGTTATCATGGAGGCAAGGAACAGGATGAACGATCTATTATTCAAGAACAATTTATACAAGGTGAACTCGAGTGGATTTGTGCTACCAATGCATTTGGTATGGGAATCCATAAAGATGATATTCGACAAGTTATTCATGAGCATCTACCTGCTACGCCAAGCGCGTACATTCAGGAAGTAGGACGTGCAGGACGTGATGGGGATCAGGCTGCGGTCACACTTTTATATAGTGTGCGAGATATACAGAAAGTGAAGTTCATCGTGTACGAGGATTTGCCAGAGGAACAGCAAATTCTTTATTATCATTCTTTACTGCAATCAGGTACTGGGAGTCAATTGGCTGCCGAGCAAGCTGGACTATCAGAAGTAGCTAGTCGTTTGCTTGATTATTATTTGGAACAATACGATATAGAACATGTCATTCGACAAATCGAACAAATATATCAAGTGAAAGAGAAACAAATTGCCGAAATGGAGAGTTATGTAAAAAGTGAAAGGTGTTTGCGACAGAAATTAGTACAGTTTTTTGGCGAGAATACGTCGCCAGCAGAAACGGATTGCTGTTCAAACTGCCAGAATCTAGATGACGATTGGTTGATTAAGTCACAAGCATCAACTGAACACGTAAACAAAGCGTTACAGTGGAGTGAACGTCTACGTCAGTTATTAGGTTAAAGCAGACTGTCAGTATTTACTTTTTAGACAAAATTCGGCATAATAGAGATAGATGAGTTTGTGAACGGACGTATTTTTCACGGATGAATAAAGGAATTGCATCATATAATAGCAACAGACATTATGCGGTGTGAAGGAGAAATTAGACATGTTAAACGATCAGTATAAAATGGATTTTGAACAACAGCGAAAAGAGATTAAAGAAAAAGCGCCTATCGATAAACTTCCCTCCCGTGCAGAAGTACATGGAAAGAAGAAAGAGGAGAAATACGGTCAAGTGAAAGTCATCAATATTTTTCTGGCGATTTTTACATTAATACCTATTGTTATACTCCTTTATGTATTATCGGATCTCTATTCCCCTGACGTTCCCGATCAAGTACCTGTTGAAAAAGTCGAGTTGTCGGTTGGGCTTTATCCGTCCATGACACATTTCATGCATGCCGTTTCCTAAGCGCAGTATAATAGTTAGGGGTTTTAATGAAATCTCGCTACACTACTAATGAAAATTACTACTACAAAAGCAAAGTAGACGCTTTGCTTTTTTTTATGGGAGTTGACTAATGAAAAAGGTTCGAATAGCGGGATTATCAGTTTTTTTATCAGCGATGACTATGCTGACTTATATGTTTACCTTAGCTCATCGGAATCGTGTGCTTACTCATACATTAACTATTCAATCGTCGCCAACTAATAAATTGAACGTGTTCTTCATTTCAGATATCCACAGACGGAGTATTCCTCAGCGACTGATAGATGATTTGCGTACGCGTTCTATCGATGTGGTTATCGTAGGTGGAGATGCGGCGGAAGGCGGTGTGCCGATTGAGCGAATTGAACGCAATATGCGTTTACTCGCTTCAGTGGGGCCGATCTTCTATATTTTTGGAAATAATGATCAAGAAGTAGGCACAGAAAATATATTACGTGTGATGGAACATGTAGGTGGTAAAGTGTTGGTCAACAGTACTACATCGATACCGAACCATCCGAATTTCGGTATATGTGGGCTGCAAGATCCAAATAACGGAAAAGTAGAGATCGATAAGGCTGTGGATTCTGCAAAAGGTTATGATCATTTGATCCTAGCTGTACATAATCCTTCATTTTTCCGAAAGTTTGAAGAGAAGCGGCGACCTGATTTATCTGTTGCTGGCCATACACATGGCGGCCAGATTAGACTTGGTCGTTGGGGCATGCAAGACCTTGGTCGCTTTGAGACGGCGGAAAGCTGCGCGAAATTAATCAGTAACGGCTATGGAACGACAATGGTGCCGTTACGTTTCGGTGCGAAACCCGAATGTCATGTAGTGGAAGTTCATTACTAGAACGCGAGAAATTAGGAGAGTAGATGTCATGAATTCTGTAGATGCAGTAATTGTTGGTGGCGGTCCATGTGGCTTGTCAGCGGCAATAGAATTGCAAAATATCGGTTTATCGGTAGTGGTGATTGAAAAAGGAAATATCGTGAATTCGATTTATAATTATCCCACTCACCAAACGTTTTTTAGTTCCAGCATGAAATTATCGATAGGCAAGACGCCATTCATTACAGCGATAGATAAACCAAGACGTAATGATGCACTCGTATATTATAGAACTGTTGCACAAATCGAGAACTTGCGAATCAATAGTCATGAGCGAGTGGAAGATATAAATAAGCAGCATGATCAATTTATTGTGACGACGAATAAAGCGGTCTATGAAGCGAAATATGTCGTAGTGGCAACAGGTTATTATGATCAACCCAATCGTTTACATGTCGAAGGAGAGAATTTGCCTACTGTCTATCATTACTTTAAAGAAGCACATCCGTACTTCAATAAAAAGGTGACAGTCATTGGCGGGAAAAATTCTGCTGTCGACGCAGCAATCGAGTTACAACGCGCGGGTGCGCATGTAACTGTCATCTATCGAAACGAAACGTATTCGAAAAGTGTAAAACCTTGGATACTCCCAGGTTTTGAAAGTTTGGTGCGTAACGGTCAAGTCGATATGCATTTTAATGCGTATGTAACGAAAATTACTGAAAAAACAGTTACCGTTAATCAGCAAGGCACCTTATTTGATCTCGACAGTGACTACGTCTTTGCGATGATCGGCTATCATCCGGATCATGCATTTTTACGTAAAATAGGGATTGAAGTAAACGAACAATCTGGACGACCTGTTTTCAATGAAGAAACGATGGAAACAAACGTTGATAATTTATTCATCGCAGGTGTTATTGCAGCGGGGAATAATGCCAATGAAATTTTTATCGAAAATGGACGTTTCCATGGTGGAATGATTGCACAATGTATTGCACAAAATATGTGAATGAATCAGTCGCTTGCCTTACAGGTCAGGCGGCTTTTATTGTATATGGTGTGATATACTAGCGATATGAGGAGGCGCTTATGTTTATTTTACTGACAGTCGCAATAGCGCCGGCGCTGGCACTTTTCAGTTATTTGTATTTACGTAAACAAATTGCCAAGGAGCCGTCCAAGACGCTATTCCATGCATTCATTTACGGTGCAATCATGACATTTCCTATTTTGTTTATCCAGCATGTATTTGAAGAAGAGCATGTATTTCATAATGAGTTTTTCCGAAATGTATTATTTACGAGCAGTTTAGAGGAATTTTTTAAATGGATTATTATTTTTATTCTCGTATATAAAACAATTGAGTTTGAAGATGCCTATGATGGGATTTTATATGGAGCGAGTGTCTCACTCGGATTCGCTACAATAGAAAACATTTTATATTTACTATCTTTCGGTTTGAATACAGCTTTTCTTCGTGCATTACTGCCTGTCTCAAGTCACGCATTATTTGGTGTCGTGATGGGGTATTATTTTGGTAAAGCGAAGTTTTCTGTTGCATCAGAAAAAGCGAAATGGATAGTTATTGCATTTTTAGCGCCATTGCTACTTCATATACTTTACAACTCGATTTTATTTACTAATGATTATTGGCTGTATTTAATGATCCCTTTTATGCTGTTCCTATGGTGGTTTGGGCTGACACGAGTGAAGTATGCACATACTTTTGCGATGCAACAATTCAGAAAACGAAATCAATCAAACTTTTAGAAATCCGTCTGAGTTCTTCAGACGGATTTTTTGCCTTATAAAATACTCGATATTGGACAAACTACGAGGAAGCACAATTTTATGGAGGTGGATGTCTATGAAGCGAATTACAAAACGCTTCCTATTTTTATTACTGGCAGGCATCATGATGTTTTCTTTCTTTGCGAGTCATAGTGAAGCGTTCAGTGGACGTGACTTAGCGAAAGGTGCAAAAGGGGACGATGTAATTGAATTGCAAGCAAGGCTCCAATATATCGGTTTCTATCATGGAGAAATTGATGGTAATTTCGGTTTCGGGACGTACTGGGCATTACGCAATTTCCAGGAGCAATACGGTTTACCACTTGACGGGATAGCGGGTAAAAGCACGCAGAAGAAGTTGCGAGGAATTTCAGATTACGATGAAAAGTATGTAAAAGGGCAGATAGCGAAAGGAAATCAATTTACCTATTACGGTGGACAGTCGCTAGAATCCCAAGTGAAAAAGGGGAGTGTCCCGCACAAGCAGTCGCAAACCCAAATGCAAGCACCGCCTAAATATACTGACCAGGATATTAATTTATTGGCCAATGCAGTGTATGGTGAAGCACGTGGCGAGCCATACGAAGGACAAGTGGCGGTAGCGGCAGTTATTTTAAACCGTGTCGAACATCCAGATTTTCCTGATTCAATTGGCGGCGTCATCTTTCAACCGGGAGCGTTTACTGCGGTTGCGGATGGACAAATTTGGCTGACACCGAATGAACGTGCGAAAGAAGCCGTTATTGATGCAATCAACGGTTGGGATCCTTCAGAAAATGCAATTTACTATTTCAATCCAATCACAGCAACTAGTAAATGGATTTGGTCAAGGCCACAAATTAAGAAAATCGGTTTACACATATTTTGTGACTAATAGAAAGGAGACCTAGCTTATTATGAAACGAATGATTTTCATTCTGACCTATTCATTTATTGTATTGGGAATATATACGTTTGGAACAGTGCGTGAAAATGAAGATTTATCAATTGCATTGAATGGCCAATATTCCAAAAGTATGACAGATGCCTCACAAAAACTAGGTGAGTTGGAAGAGGCAGTAAATAAGTCATTATTATTTGAAGATCAAAAAAGTTCTGCAAAGGAAAGAGAAGATATTTGGCGTTTGTCATCAGATATCAAATCATCCATATCCTCACTTCCTGTAGATGAAAGTTTCTCTACTTCCTGGATGAATTATTTAGGAAGATTAGGGAATTTCGCAAAGCAATCTACAGAGAACGGCGACGCTGACGAATACTATGGCGTGATGCAACGCGCTTCAGAAAATCTGGATGAACTAACGAGTGAATGGCAGTTAGCGACAAAAGATATGTTTTCAAGAAAAATGTCAATCAGCAACTGGGAAAAAAAGTTGCGTGATTCACCTGATGGAAAGGCGAATTGGTCGAAAATGGGAGAGTCTGTCATGGAATATACAGAAGCAGTATTCCCTCTAACGGCTAGTGAGTCTGATGCGAAGAAGAAAAAAGAGTTGCGTGATATTAAGGAAAAGAAAATTAGCGAAGACGAGGCAATTCAAAAATTCAAAAAGCTTCTGCCGACTGTATCGAATGATATCATTGCAGCGGAAAGAAGTAGAAAAGGGGCTCCATATCCATTTTATCATATCCGTTATGCGGAAAATTCTTCAATTGGCTATATAGATATAACTGAAAAAGGTGGACATGTTCTGTCGTATCTCATGGAGCGTCGCATGGGTAAGCCTACAGTTTCCTATGAAGAATTAGAGAAGCTGGCTGATGAGTTTTTAAAGAAGGCGAATTATACGGATTTGGTTTTAGAAGAGGCGAGAGAGAATGATAACGCGTGGCATTTTGTTTTCGTCCGGGTGGATCCTGAAAATGATGCCAAAGTATTTTCAGATCCAATTCATATCAAATTAGCAAAAGACAACGGGGAAGTGATCGGTCTGAATGCATCGGAATACATTCGTAAAGAACAGCCAAAACCACAGCCTATTCGTACAGCGGAGTGGCATACGTTCTTTAGACCGGATGTTACAGTAATGGCTCAGGAGCTTGCCTATGTAGAAAATAGTCAAATGGAGCAACGCCTTGCGCATTATTTAACTGTCGTTTCAGGTGAAGAAAATTTAGAGACATATAAGATTCTCGTTGATACGGAGACATTAGAAGTGATTACGACAGAAAAACAATAAAAAGGATTGGAAAAATTTACTCCACATGACATAATAAAAGAATAGGACGAATGGCAGGTGGAGATATGAGACTAAGTATCGGGACAGTATTAACATTGGAAAAAGATTATACTGAGGAATCGGA encodes the following:
- a CDS encoding PepSY1/2 domain-containing protein; protein product: MKRMIFILTYSFIVLGIYTFGTVRENEDLSIALNGQYSKSMTDASQKLGELEEAVNKSLLFEDQKSSAKEREDIWRLSSDIKSSISSLPVDESFSTSWMNYLGRLGNFAKQSTENGDADEYYGVMQRASENLDELTSEWQLATKDMFSRKMSISNWEKKLRDSPDGKANWSKMGESVMEYTEAVFPLTASESDAKKKKELRDIKEKKISEDEAIQKFKKLLPTVSNDIIAAERSRKGAPYPFYHIRYAENSSIGYIDITEKGGHVLSYLMERRMGKPTVSYEELEKLADEFLKKANYTDLVLEEARENDNAWHFVFVRVDPENDAKVFSDPIHIKLAKDNGEVIGLNASEYIRKEQPKPQPIRTAEWHTFFRPDVTVMAQELAYVENSQMEQRLAHYLTVVSGEENLETYKILVDTETLEVITTEKQ